In Peromyscus eremicus chromosome 2, PerEre_H2_v1, whole genome shotgun sequence, a single genomic region encodes these proteins:
- the Agtrap gene encoding type-1 angiotensin II receptor-associated protein codes for MELPAVNLKVILLVHWLLTTWGCIVFSGSYAWSNFTVLALGVWAVAQPDSIDAIGMFLGGLVATIFLDIIYISIFYSSLATVDTGRFSAGMAIFSLLLKPFSCCFIYHMHRERGGELPLRPDFFGPSHEHSAYQTIDTPDSPATPFASPEDKDQAAPRGY; via the exons ATGGAGCTGCCCGCCGTGAACTTGAAG GTTATTCTCCTGGTTCACTGGCTGCTGACAACCTG GGGCTGCATAGTGTTCTCAGGCTCCTATGCCTGGAGCAacttcactgtcctggccctgggCGTGTGGGCTGTGGCCCAGCCAGACTCCATTGATGCCATAGGCATG TTTCTTGGTGGCTTGGTGGCCACCATCTTCCTGGACATTATCTACATCAGCATCTTCTACTCAAGTCTTGCCACTGTGGACACTGGCCGCTTCAGTGCCGGCATGGCTATCTTCAGCCTGCTGCTCAAGCCCTTCTCCTGCTGCTTCATTTACCACATGCACCGTGAGCGAGGGGGTGAACTCCCACTCCGTCCCG ATTTCTTTGGACCGTCTCATGAACATAGTGCCTACCAGACAATTGACACACCAGACTCACCTGCAACCCCCTTTGCAAGCCCAGAGGACAAGGACCAAGCTGCCCCCCGGGGGTACTGA
- the LOC131904288 gene encoding uncharacterized protein LOC131904288 isoform X1 codes for MASALPHPTAVPQPMEPRPATRHKENVPPKTVTVLGPELKSPWKNLDISLGSGGGRRMPVCQATTYSQGSVLCQKPYQVQSNLASPRPCLALALKDTTGQPGDTGLWQQSNLQLPAGRSQGRTREPFTQQSNLCFQRTTSPHLQNSCLSPSGPSSHQRQTHQVTDTPCLDLRLSGGLKPLDGYTWPDPSPCYGSGSWAPRLVGQPLTLEDLSVSAHSQSWAHFRSSCSTDHWLLDSIQHLGPEATCSRSQTSQEHPGPTQRGPHTGGSQSTPAQPWPSHPRESVSLLETLGVQARLSESPVYKPLSHEAVPTLETLAGDSSDSDQEVLSTQHLGARERGSPGLPYNKRNRGHFRVTREAGSREARTESPAFISVLPGQEGREKAPPEMAGRDGKKMASCPSNGAPTENTLQNKAQSTGSSDPQAACQKLLSRSFRAWRRHLSQRRQAAAKAIALSHRQLVRKSLRVLSWVLRLQEARLEAALDQHADSLLAWSFQKVCVLQVGVWGQCHGSGMSERRATSTERASAGPRVQLMTHLSSSRSAVFY; via the exons ATG GCTAGTGCTCTGCCCCACCCCACAGCTGTCCCACAGCCCATGGAGCCAAGACCTGCCACCAGACACAAGGAGAATGTACCCCCAAAGACTGTGACTGTCCTGGGGCCAG aACTGAAGAGCCCCTGGAAGAACCTGGACATCAGCCTGGGGAGTGGAGGAGGCCGGAGGATGCCCGTATGCCAGGCCACCACATACTCCCAAGGCTCAGTGCTATGCCAGAAACCCTACCAAGTCCAAAGTAATCTGGCCAGCCCTCGTCCCTGCCTGGCCCTTGCCCTGAAGGACACAACTGGCCAACCAGGTGACACAGGTCTCTGGCAGCAGAGTAACCTACAGCTTCCAGCAGGGAGGTCCCAGGGGAGGACCCGTGAGCCCTTCACACAGCAGAGTAACCTGTGCTTCCAAAGGACCACGAGCCCCCATCTACAGAACAGCTGCCTGTCACCAAGTGGCCCATCCTCCCACCAGAGGCAGACACACCAGGTCACAGACACCCCCTGCTTAGACTTGAGGCTCTCTGGGGGCTTGAAACCTCTCGATGGGTACACATGGCCTGACCCCAGTCCCTGCTATGGTTCAGGGAGCTGGGCACCCAGGCTTGTGGGGCAGCCCCTCACCTTGGAGGACCTATCTGTCTCTGCCCACAGCCAGTCTTGGGCCCATTTCCGTTCTTCATGCAGCACTGACCACTGGCTGCTGGACTCCATCCAACACCTAGGGCCTGAGGCAACCTGTTCAAGGAGCCAGACATCCCAGGAACACCCAGGCCCTACACAGAGGGGCCCCCACACTGGTGGTAGCCAGTCCACCCCTGCCCAACCTTGGCCCAGCCACCCCAGGGAAAGTGTAAGCCTCCTGGAGACTCTTGGGGTCCAAGCTAGACTCTCAGAGTCCCCTGTATACAAACCCTTGTCACATGAGGCCGTTCCCACTCTGGAAACATTGGCTGGGGATTCCTCTGACTCAGACCAGGAGGTCCTTTCTACCCAGCACCTTGGGGCAAGAGAGAGAGGCTCCCCAGGCCTTCCATATAACAAGAGGAACAGAGGGCACTTCAGGGTCACACGAGAGGCAGGTAGCAGAGAGGCCAGAACTGAATCTCCAGCCTTTATCAGTGTCCTGCCtgggcaggaaggaagagagaaggcccCACCGGAAATGGCAGGCAGGGATGGGAAGAAGATGGCCTCCTGCCCATCAAATGGAGCCCCAACTGAGAATACTCTGCAG aacAAGGCTCAAAGCACTGGGAGCTCAGATCCCCAGGCAGCTTG CCAGAAGCTGCTGTCCAGAAGTTTCAGAGCCTGGAGGAGGCACTTGTCACAGAGGCGCCAGGCAGCAGCTAAGGCCATAGCTCTGAGCCACAGGCAGCTGGTTCGAAAAAGCCTCAGAGTACTGAGCTGGGTCCTACGGCTCCAGGAGGCCCGATTGGAGGCAGCATTGGATCAACATGCAGATAGCCTGCTGGCTTGGAGCTTCCAAAAGGTCTGTGTTCTCCAGGTTGGGGTTTGGGGGCAATGCCATGGCTCTGGTATGTCTGAGAGGAGGGCTACATCTACTGAGAGGGCATCTGCTGGGCCCAGGGTGCAGCTcatgactcatctctccagctccaggtctGCTGTTTTTTATTAG
- the LOC131904288 gene encoding uncharacterized protein LOC131904288 isoform X2, translating to MEPRPATRHKENVPPKTVTVLGPELKSPWKNLDISLGSGGGRRMPVCQATTYSQGSVLCQKPYQVQSNLASPRPCLALALKDTTGQPGDTGLWQQSNLQLPAGRSQGRTREPFTQQSNLCFQRTTSPHLQNSCLSPSGPSSHQRQTHQVTDTPCLDLRLSGGLKPLDGYTWPDPSPCYGSGSWAPRLVGQPLTLEDLSVSAHSQSWAHFRSSCSTDHWLLDSIQHLGPEATCSRSQTSQEHPGPTQRGPHTGGSQSTPAQPWPSHPRESVSLLETLGVQARLSESPVYKPLSHEAVPTLETLAGDSSDSDQEVLSTQHLGARERGSPGLPYNKRNRGHFRVTREAGSREARTESPAFISVLPGQEGREKAPPEMAGRDGKKMASCPSNGAPTENTLQNKAQSTGSSDPQAACQKLLSRSFRAWRRHLSQRRQAAAKAIALSHRQLVRKSLRVLSWVLRLQEARLEAALDQHADSLLAWSFQKVCVLQVGVWGQCHGSGMSERRATSTERASAGPRVQLMTHLSSSRSAVFY from the exons ATGGAGCCAAGACCTGCCACCAGACACAAGGAGAATGTACCCCCAAAGACTGTGACTGTCCTGGGGCCAG aACTGAAGAGCCCCTGGAAGAACCTGGACATCAGCCTGGGGAGTGGAGGAGGCCGGAGGATGCCCGTATGCCAGGCCACCACATACTCCCAAGGCTCAGTGCTATGCCAGAAACCCTACCAAGTCCAAAGTAATCTGGCCAGCCCTCGTCCCTGCCTGGCCCTTGCCCTGAAGGACACAACTGGCCAACCAGGTGACACAGGTCTCTGGCAGCAGAGTAACCTACAGCTTCCAGCAGGGAGGTCCCAGGGGAGGACCCGTGAGCCCTTCACACAGCAGAGTAACCTGTGCTTCCAAAGGACCACGAGCCCCCATCTACAGAACAGCTGCCTGTCACCAAGTGGCCCATCCTCCCACCAGAGGCAGACACACCAGGTCACAGACACCCCCTGCTTAGACTTGAGGCTCTCTGGGGGCTTGAAACCTCTCGATGGGTACACATGGCCTGACCCCAGTCCCTGCTATGGTTCAGGGAGCTGGGCACCCAGGCTTGTGGGGCAGCCCCTCACCTTGGAGGACCTATCTGTCTCTGCCCACAGCCAGTCTTGGGCCCATTTCCGTTCTTCATGCAGCACTGACCACTGGCTGCTGGACTCCATCCAACACCTAGGGCCTGAGGCAACCTGTTCAAGGAGCCAGACATCCCAGGAACACCCAGGCCCTACACAGAGGGGCCCCCACACTGGTGGTAGCCAGTCCACCCCTGCCCAACCTTGGCCCAGCCACCCCAGGGAAAGTGTAAGCCTCCTGGAGACTCTTGGGGTCCAAGCTAGACTCTCAGAGTCCCCTGTATACAAACCCTTGTCACATGAGGCCGTTCCCACTCTGGAAACATTGGCTGGGGATTCCTCTGACTCAGACCAGGAGGTCCTTTCTACCCAGCACCTTGGGGCAAGAGAGAGAGGCTCCCCAGGCCTTCCATATAACAAGAGGAACAGAGGGCACTTCAGGGTCACACGAGAGGCAGGTAGCAGAGAGGCCAGAACTGAATCTCCAGCCTTTATCAGTGTCCTGCCtgggcaggaaggaagagagaaggcccCACCGGAAATGGCAGGCAGGGATGGGAAGAAGATGGCCTCCTGCCCATCAAATGGAGCCCCAACTGAGAATACTCTGCAG aacAAGGCTCAAAGCACTGGGAGCTCAGATCCCCAGGCAGCTTG CCAGAAGCTGCTGTCCAGAAGTTTCAGAGCCTGGAGGAGGCACTTGTCACAGAGGCGCCAGGCAGCAGCTAAGGCCATAGCTCTGAGCCACAGGCAGCTGGTTCGAAAAAGCCTCAGAGTACTGAGCTGGGTCCTACGGCTCCAGGAGGCCCGATTGGAGGCAGCATTGGATCAACATGCAGATAGCCTGCTGGCTTGGAGCTTCCAAAAGGTCTGTGTTCTCCAGGTTGGGGTTTGGGGGCAATGCCATGGCTCTGGTATGTCTGAGAGGAGGGCTACATCTACTGAGAGGGCATCTGCTGGGCCCAGGGTGCAGCTcatgactcatctctccagctccaggtctGCTGTTTTTTATTAG